The Nitrospirota bacterium nucleotide sequence TGAGCGGCTGGCCATCGGCGCTGAACAGCATGGCATGGCCGGTCTGACCGATGCGGATTTGATTGATCATCCCGAAGAGGGTGTCGAACCGGTATGACACCTTGATCGCGCCGATCACGATACGCTGGTGGTCGTCGAAGATCGGTACCGCCACATCGATCGTCTCTTCCGGCGAACGAAAGGAACCGCCCCGCCCGGCTGTGAGACCGCTCAGATAGACCTGTTCACCGCCTCCATCCTGAATCGCTTTCCACCAGGGTTCATCTCCGAAAAAATAATGATCCGGTTCCGATGTAGCCGCGACCAACGCTCCGTAACGGTCTGTGATGAGAATCCCGACCATCTTGTCCCCGTCCCGCACTTTTGTCTCCAGAAGAAACCGGGACAGTTCGCGGTTCAAGAGGAGGGCGGCCACGTTCGTGCCTTGCTCCCAGGCTCGGGCACGATCTTGGATTTGGACGATAGCCTTGGAATGCGCCCCGGGATAGGAACGATTGGCGAGCTCTACCGGCTGGCGAACCCGCAACGGCGCCGAGGCCAGGAGGCGAACCCGCTGGATTTCTCCTTGCACCAACATCGTCACGCGATCCGCCGCCTGAGCCGCAATCGTTTGAAAGTTCCCTCCGATCACATCGCGGAGCGATCGCATGCCCGATACATAGGCGAGGATAAGGCACGTCAGCAACGGAATGCAGCCGACCACGACAATGGCCAGTACGATGCGCCCTCTGATCGTATGAACCGTCACTCGGCTCCTTTCGGCAAGGAGCATATTCTACGCAACGCCGGGCAGAAACCGCTAGCCTCTCATAAGCGTGGCCCAAGATCATACAACCGGCCACAAATACCTTAGAAATGAAAGGAGATGGGAGATGAGTGAGACTGGCCGAATAGAATCGAATGTCGAAATCACAGAAGACTCTGCTGATTTACGTGAAGGTCGGCTGAGAACTGTTTACTTGCGTGGCTCACCCAGCAGGCACCACAAACGCCTAGTTCCTGATTTCTGATCCGTCACCGGTTCGCCGCTGAAGAAGCTGATCTGCCAGGCCACCATATCGTCGGTGGGATGCGGCGTCGCGGTCCAATAGATCCCCGACTTGATGTTGGAGAAGGGGTGGCCGGTCGGCAAGGCGGGATCATGCTGCGAAGCATCGATCAAGGTCTTGAGTTCGTCCACCGATGGAGTGCGCCAGCCCTTCTGCCCACCGACTTCTTTCGTCGCACAACGAGCCACCGACGCCCCCCATACATCGTGCTCCCGATCCGGCTCCTGTTCCCAAATCAAGCCGGTGCTGTTGTCCTTCACGGCGGCACCATTCAGCAACAACGTGAACCGAGAAGAAACAGTGGTGTCGGCTGCAAGGGCCTGACCGGTCAACGCCATCATGCCCAATACGATGAGACAAGCTCGAACGGCTCGCAGACGTTGCATGTTCGTACCTCCTGATCGAGGTCTATGGTAAGAGAGTTTCTGCGGGCGCGCAAGCCGGTTACGGTGAGAGCCTGCGATATTGTTTGAAGAGAAGCAGCCCGCCCCATCCGAACGAAACCAGCATCAGAAGAATGCCGACGTTGTAGGCGAGGTGAGCTAGGCGATGGTCGTACTCCAACCAACCCAACATGGTCAGGATATTGTTCCAGTCGTGCCCGTCCGTTTCTTTTCCCGTCACGCCGCCAAGGAGCATGAGATCCAATGCCCGCGCATCGTTGATATAGGGGGCGATATCCATGAAACTTTCCGCCGTCCACCAGAGGGCCACTGACGCACCGAAGGGGTCGCGCGTCTTGATGAGAAAGGTGCCCAGACAGACGAGCGGCATCAGGACCTGGCCGAGACTTCCACCCAGAATCATCATGAACCGTCCAAGGGGGATAAAGAGAAGATGGCCCGCCTCATGGAACGGCAGATTGATCAGATGGAGGAACGACTCCCCTGTGTAGTTGGTTTCGAGCGGCGTGACGATAAAGGCTCGCCCCCACCAGAGCAACAACAGAAATACCGCAACTCGTCCGGCGAACGTGACCGAGTCGGTCGGCCGATCCGAATCAATGAGCCATTCTTTAGCAAAGGCCACCCAGCGAGAGCGGTTCAGAAACAGATGCTGACGCTGCAATGGGGCAAGCGGACGATACTTCGCAAAGATGATTCCGCACTTCACACATTCTGTCGCTCCGTCGAGCCGATCAGCCTGACATTTTGGACAGGACAGCATTGCGATCTCTATAAGTGCCATAGGCACACTGTAGGGCCGAGTGCTCCACCAGGCAAGAAATTCTCCGGATTGATCAAGACCACTAAATGGTGTCTGCGCAGGCTGCTCAAACCGGCCGTCAGCAAGGCCGCAGCCGATGGAAGCACCGGAGGCGTAGCCCCTGGCTACGTTGAGGATGCTTTCGAGGTGAGAACGAAGCTGGCGACCGGTTTCAGCAGCCTGTTAGTGGAAGGAGAAAGGAATGGGCGCGAAGGTGAGGATAAACACGGCGAACGCGATCCATCCAACCATGGTTCGCCCTCGTCCGAGCGGCACATGTGGATCGAGCACCGGCGGATGGCCGAGACCCCAGATTCCTGACATAAAGGCCCAGAGCCACCAGCCAGGCCAGCCCACGAATCCCAGCATAATCAACAGCGGCACCATGGCAAAGGCGATTGTGCGTTGGCGGGAACCCCACAGGGCGTACGCCACATGCCCGCCGTCGAGTTGGCCAATGGGAATCAGATTCAGCGATGTGACAAATAGACCGAACCAGGCGGCAAAACCAATGGGGTGCAA carries:
- a CDS encoding DUF1566 domain-containing protein; protein product: MQRLRAVRACLIVLGMMALTGQALAADTTVSSRFTLLLNGAAVKDNSTGLIWEQEPDREHDVWGASVARCATKEVGGQKGWRTPSVDELKTLIDASQHDPALPTGHPFSNIKSGIYWTATPHPTDDMVAWQISFFSGEPVTDQKSGTRRLWCLLGEPRK
- a CDS encoding zinc ribbon domain-containing protein, with the protein product MLSCPKCQADRLDGATECVKCGIIFAKYRPLAPLQRQHLFLNRSRWVAFAKEWLIDSDRPTDSVTFAGRVAVFLLLLWWGRAFIVTPLETNYTGESFLHLINLPFHEAGHLLFIPLGRFMMILGGSLGQVLMPLVCLGTFLIKTRDPFGASVALWWTAESFMDIAPYINDARALDLMLLGGVTGKETDGHDWNNILTMLGWLEYDHRLAHLAYNVGILLMLVSFGWGGLLLFKQYRRLSP